The following coding sequences are from one Alosa alosa isolate M-15738 ecotype Scorff River chromosome 3, AALO_Geno_1.1, whole genome shotgun sequence window:
- the LOC125292245 gene encoding LOW QUALITY PROTEIN: toll-like receptor 2 type-2 (The sequence of the model RefSeq protein was modified relative to this genomic sequence to represent the inferred CDS: inserted 2 bases in 1 codon) codes for AATPDDTFVSYSGQDERWVVERLLPGLERRGPPFLHLCLHSRDFXITDSLYRSRRTLCLVSRHFLRSNWCSLELQRRDVLVLVFLEKIHFHLQNEKTAKLVKTRTYIDWPQDSAQQEAFWDRLWAKLAPVRE; via the exons GCTGCCACCCCAGACGACACCTTCGTGTCCTACAGCGGGCAGGACGAGCGCTGGGTGGTGGAGCGGTTGCTGCCTGGTCTGGAGCGGAGGGGCCCCCCCTTCCTGCACCTCTGCCTGCACAGCAGGGACTT CATCACCGACAGCCTGTACCGCAGCCGCCGCACCCTGTGCCTGGTCAGCCGCCACTTCCTGCGCAGCAACTGGTGCTCGCTGGAGCTGCAGCGCAGGGACGTGCTCGTCCTGGTCTTCCTGGAGAAGATCcattttcatctacaaaatgagaagacagctA AACTGGTCAAGACCAGGACCTACATCGACTGGCCGCAGGACTCTGCCCAGCAAGAGGCATTCTGGGACAGACTGTGGGCCAAACTAGCCCCTGTGCGGGAGTGA